In Kiritimatiellaceae bacterium, the genomic window TTTATGACGCACTCGCGCCACACGGAGTCACACTTGCCTGCGCCTTTATTGTGCTGAGGATAGGTCAAGAATCCCTTGGGAACCATTGTCCACGGGGAATGGTTTAGAAAGGCCTCGAACCGCGCAAAGACCTTTGAGTCAGCGCCATCCGCCCGGCCGCTCCGCACCCAGAATTTGATCTGCATTTTGGTCGCACCTAGAGCATAAACGTCAGCGCCGGTTGTCGTAATTGGCGCGATGATCCGGTCGAACTTCGGCTTTACAGCCCCGACGGTATCGGCCTTGATTCTCATGCATCCGGGGGCGTTGTGTCCGTTTATTTTGTCCCATGTGACAATATTGTTTGTGCTAACAGACCAGTCGTGGCCGTTATTGAGCAGGAGCATTTTAGTTGTTGTCGTGATGGGCGCAGAAAAGTCGCCATTGTAAATGTAGTTGGTTTGCGCCGACGACACCGAAGCAGAAACGCCGAGTGCGAGCATGATCGCGCGAAACGCTTTTCCTGAGAGAGACATAAAAACCTCCTGTTTGCAGAGAATGATGTAACCCCGATTCCGGTGTCGTTTGTACAGCGGCCGGATAGGGCGGGTCAAGGACGTCGTGTTGCGACCGGCTCACCCGCCAGCTTCAGGATATATTCGCGCAGCAGCTTTTGCTCCGATGGCGGGAACGCATGGCCGGTGCCGGGCATTTCATGAGTGACCACTTTTTGAGATAACGCTGAAAGCTCCGCCGCCTTTTTCTGAAACTGATTAATGAATTCCTGCCGCCAATCCTGCCGGTCGTCGCCCCATGCCATATAGTAGGTCGCGTCTGCCGGAGCAATGACCGGATCGATTTCATCGCCGCCTTCAATGAGGAAAAAATTCCTGAAATACTTCAGGAGCCCGTCGCGGGTTTCCGGATGGCTCAACAGGGCGGCGGTGGTATTCGCCCCGTTGGAAAAACCGCCGATAAAACACCGGCGCGGGTCGGCATTCGGAATCATCTCAAAAGCCGCCGCAAGCAGTACCTTATACTGGGCCCAGATAAACCCGGCTTCCGACGGAGCAATGTACATACGCGACCACTTGTTCGATCCGTTCTCAGCCAACGGGTCAAGGTGTTCCAGAAAAAGCGGCAGACTGATGCAGATGAAATCCCGGTCGCCGAAAATTCTGCGGACGGGTTGCGCTGAGAGTCCGCTGTGGCCTTGTGATCCGCCCATGAACAGGACAACCGGATAACTTTTGGTCGCATCGTAATCCAGCGGAAAAGAAACGGACACCGCGGGCGGCTCGTCAATTCCTCGTATTTTTTTAAACAGCGTGTCCGGCAGTTCCGGAAACGTTTTTGTCTTCTCTATTCCTTGGAACGGCAACTCTTCGCCGGATACCGCCTGTGAAAACATGAAAACAAACAGCACAGCACCCAACGATCTAACAAGCGTCTGCATAGGTTCCGCCCCTTCATCTCAGAATCGGTGAATCATTAATCCGCGGAGCTGGTTTCTTCAAGGTCGCAGAACATGTATTCCTGATGACCATCTATGAACCGGCTGTCGCCTCGGCTATGCCGAAGATGATTTATTGGAGCGGGGAGCTTTTCTCGCAAAGGCGCAAAGACGCCAGGAAACTCTGCGGTCTCTGAATCTCTGCGAGGGTGAAATTTTGGAAAATTACTGAATGGCTTCGGCGTAATACCAGATGCCGCGGACTTTCTTGAACAGCGAGCGCTCGTGGTGGCGGTCGGCACCGCGCGGGCCGATAAACTCGGCGATGAATTCAACCGTGCCTTCGTTATCGGAACGTCCGCCGGCTCCAACCTGGAGCACATGCAGTTTCTGCCACGTCACCTGACCGATCCAGTCCCGGATTGATTCCGCCAGATCGGGTTCGCGCGACGCGGGCAGGGCGGTCTTCACCAGATAATCGACATTCTTCAAAACGTAGGCGGTATAGCGCGAACGCATCAGCGCCTCCGCCGTCGGTGCGCTTTGTTTTCCGGAAAGCCACTGCCCGCAACAGCCCTGAAAATTTTTCCCGCTCCCGCACGGGCATTCGATTATCTCCATAGCAGATCCAAATTTACTAGATTACGGGACTGACTTTTTTGCCTGATTAAAATCCGTACATGGCAATATTGATAGCTAGTGAAATAAGCGTTACAAGCTCCATGGCAAAAACAAAAATAAAAACCGAACAGATTCTATAGCGGCCAATAAAAATCGGACCGCTATTTTTTGCATAGTACAAACTGGTAATAAGTATCCAGATGAGAATGAAGATGCTCGTAAAAGCGATTCCTCCCGTTCTAACACCCTCGCTTTCTTCCAGTTTAATCCACAGAGGTGTAAATAACGGCGTCCACACTGCTGATGCGATGATGATCCAAAAAATCTCTTTTCGTCGTGAATGGGGTTTTGAGGTTCTCCACGGTGGTTCCAGTTCGGCTTTTTTGATTTCGGCAACTAAATCTAGGTATTTATCGCACACGGCTTTTTTGGGAGCGTACTTGCCGGTGAGTAGATTGAAAGACAAGATATCTAATGCTTGTTGAAAGGCCATTCTTCTTTTTTCAAGGCGCTTGTTCTCAAAATGAAAATCAACCGATCTCCACTTTTCAAGCCACGTTATTAGTGGCGTTGGGAATTCATCGTTTAAGCAAGAAGACTCTTCGTACAAATACTGGATGTGCGCTGATTTAACAGGGAGTTCATCCAGTAAAGCTACAGTTAAGTCTATATCCCGCTGGCTGACGTAATTTTTCATTTGCGGTTTAAGCGACTAGATCGATTTCCCTGCACTATCCAGAGCCTCCGCCAGTTTTTCGGGCAGTTTGCCGCCAGCCTGGGCGCGGTCGGGTTTGCCGCCGCCGCCGCCGCCGCACTGCTTGGCAATCGCGCCGACGATTTTTCCGGCGTTCTTTCCGGCTTTGACTAAATCCGGTGTGACGGCGCAAACCAAAGCGACTTTACCGTCGGAAACTCCGCCGAGGATGACGACGGCACTGGTGAGTTTCGGCTGAAGCGCGTCCATGACGGCGCTGAGCAATTCGGCGTCGGCTTCGCCCATGTTTTCGATGAGCAATCCGTCTTTGATTTTGCCGAGCAGTTCTTCCGCAATCGCCGGAGCCTTCGCTTGCATTTCGGCCTGTCTTTGCTTGGCGAGCTGTTTCTGGCGTTCCACTTCTTTGGTGCGTTCCGCTTCAGCGGCGCCGGCGGCCTTTTGCTCTTCGATAAACTGTTTGGCGAATTTTCCGCAGACGGCTTCGATACGGCGGATACCGGCGGCGATGGCCGATTCGCGCATGACTTTGAAGAGACCGATGTCGCCGGTGTTGCGGACGTGACAGCCACCGCACAGTTCCATCGAGAAACCGTCGAACTTACCTTTGTGTCCGCCCATCTGGAGAACGCGGACGGTGTCGCCGTATTTTTCGCCGAAGAACTGCTGGATGCTGGGTTGTTTCTGTACTTCGGTGAACGGAACTTCGGTCCAGTAAACCGGCTCGTTGGCTTTAATCCGGTCGTTGACCAGCTTTTCGATTTTGGCGATCTGTTCGTCGGAAATTTTTTCCGGCGAGTTGAAGTCGAAGCGCATCCGTTCCGGCGCGACGAGCGAGCCGCGCTGGCGGGATTCTTTACTGACGACGTTGTGCAGCGCCCAGTGGAAAAGGTGGGTGGCGGTGTGGTGGCGCTGAATATCGGCGCGGCGCTCCGCATCGACGTCAACGAGCACGCCTTCGCCCGGCTCCGGCGCGCGGCCGGAAACCAGCTTGGCGCGGTGGACGATCAGTTCGCCCTGTTTTTGCGTATCGAGAATCTGCAATTCGCCGATCAGATTTTCGTCGGCGATGAGCCGGATTCTACCGGTGTCGCCGGACTGTCCGCCCATTTCGGCGTAGCACGGAGTTTTGTCCAAGATGATGTTATATTCTGTAGCCGCGATCCCTGATCGCGGACCGAGGTCACGGACCTCGGCTACAGAAGAACCGCGATCAGGGATCGCGGCTACAACTGGGGAGATCGCTTCAACCAGCGCTTCGGCTTCGAGGTTATCGAAACCGATGAAGACGGTCGGGTTCACTTCGAGACCTTCGCTCTCGACGGTGACGACGGTTTTCTTTTTGGCGTGGTCGGCGCGGGCGCGGTTGCGCTGTTCTTCCATCAGTTTTTCAAAACCGGGGACATCGACGGTCAGGCCGCGTTCGCGGGCCAGCAGTTCGGTGAGATCGAGCGGGAAACCGTAGGTGTCGTAAAGCCGGAAGGCTTCGTTGGCCGGGAAAACTGTAGTCGCGATCCCTGATCGCGGACCGAGGTCGCGGACCTCGGCTACAGAAGAAAGGGTTGAAACAACCTGCTCGAACAGGTCGAGGCCGCGGTCGAGGGTGCGGTTGAAGGATTCTTCTTCGGCTTTGAGGGTTTTCTGAACGCGGTCCGCATTTTTGCGCAGTTCGGGGAAGGCGTCGCCGAAGCTGTCGGCGACGGTGTCGGCGAGTTTGTAGAAGAAGGGCTCGCGGAAACCGAGGGCGCGACCGTAGCGGACGGCGCGGCGCAAGATGCGGCGCAGAACGTAGCCGCGGCCTTCGTTCGACGGCGCGATGCCGTCGGCGATGGAAAAGCTGAGACAGCGGATGTGGTCGGCGATAACGCGGAAGGCGATGTCGGTCGGATCGGTGAGCGAACTGCCGTATTTTTTGCCGCTCATGTTTTCCAGAGCTTGGAAGATCGGTGTGAAGACATCGGTTTCATAGTTGGAGATGACGCCGGAGAAATCCTTGAAGCCTTTGGTGCACTGGATGACGGAACAGGCGCGCTCGAAGCCCATACCGGTGTCAACGTGTTTGGCCGGGAGCGGCGAGAAGGTTCCGTCGGGGTTGGCGTTAAACTGGATGAAGACGAGGTTCCATATTTCCATGCATTGCGCGGAACCGGCGTTGACCATCTTTGCGCCGCCGTCGCCTTTCGGGGAAAGGTCAACGTGCAGTTCGGAGCACGGGCCGCACGGGCCGGTATCGCCCATCATCCAGAAGTTGTCTTTGCGGTTGCCGGGGACGACGTGGTCGGCCGGGAGATATTTCAGCCAGAAGTTCTGCGCTTCGGTGTCGGCGGGCATTTTGTCGTCGCCGCCGAAGTAGGTGGCGTAGAGGCGCTCTTTCGGGAAGCCCCAGACTTTGGTGATCAGTTCCCACGCCCAGTCGATAGCTTCTTTTTTGAAGTAGTCGCCGAAGGACCAGTTGCCGAGCATTTCAAAAAAGGTGTGGTGGTAGGTGTCGAGGCCGACGTCGTCGAGGTCGTTATGCTTGCCACCGGCGCGGATGCACTTCTGGGTGTCGGCGGCGCGGCCCGGCGAGTAGGGGCAGTTCGACTGGCCGAGGAAGATCGGCACGAACTGGTTCATTCCGGCGTTGGTGAACAGCAAGTTCGGGGAGTCGGGCAGCAGGCTGCCGGATTTGACGAGGGTGTGCTGTTTCGATTGGAAGAAATCGAGGAACGACTGGCGGATTTCGTTAGAAGTCATGGGGCAACTCTCAGTTATAAGTTATCAGTGCTAAGCGGGCCGAAAATCTACCACGAACCGCCCCGATTTCACGGATTTTTTTTGACTGTTTGGGGAAGGGCGCGGATGTTCGGTTAGATTTCCGTTTGACCGGGGCGGGGCCGGATGCAAGGATGTGCGCTCAATCTTATCCGGAACCAAGGAGTGTATGGGATATGAGTGACTGGATTGGCCATGAATGCGGCATCGCCGCGATCCGGCTCTTGAAGCCGTTCGAATATTACGTCGAAAAGTACGGTTCACCCGCTTTCGCCATTAACCGCCTGTATCTGCTGATGGAAAAGCAGCATAACCGCGGGCAGGACGGTGCTGGCGCGGCGGTCATCAAGTTGGATGTCGAGCCGGGCAAGCCGTTTATCTTCCGTTCGCGTTCCGCAGACAAAGACCCGATTGCGCGGGTTCATCAGGAAATGCTGGCGGCGCTGGCGGAATCGCAGGCCGAAAATCCGGCGAACGCAAACGATCCGGTCTGGCTGAAGCGCAACGCGAAGTTTGCCGGCGAACTGCTGCTGGGCCATCTGCGTTACGGCACACGCGGCCGCGGCGGCATTGATTTCTGTCATCCGTTCCTGCGGCCGAGCAACTGGCGCAGCCGCAATCTGGTGCTGGCGGGTAATTTTAATCTGACCAACAACGATGAACTTTTTGACGCGCTGGTCGAGTTGGGTCAGCATCCGATCGATGAAACCGATACGGTGATGGTGCTGGAAAAGATCGGCCATTTCCTCGACGAAGAGAACGACCGTCTTTTTCGTGAGTTCCGCAAGGAAGGTGTGGAGCGCTCGGCGATTTCAGAAAAAATTTCCGATCATCTCGATTTGGTAACCGTGCTGAAGCGGGCCGTGAAGAATTTTGACGGCGGCTACACGATGGCGGGTATTATCGGTAACGGCGATCTGTTTGTCATGCGCGACGCCTGCGGTATCCGCCCCGGATTTTTCTACCACGACGATGAGTTTGTGGTGGTGGCTTCTGAGCGACCGGCCATTCAAACGGCGTTTGATGTGCCGATTGACGCGGTTCAGGAAATCAAACCGGGTCATGCGCTGATTGTCCGTAGAAACGGCGAGGTGCTGCATGAACCGATTTCAGACGTGCAGGAAATCCGGCCGTGTTCCTTTGAGCGGATTTATTTTTCGCGCGGAACCGACCGCGACATTTACGGCGAGCGCAAACAGCTGGGCCGCCAGCTGACCGAGCCGGTTCTGAAGGCGGTGGACTATGATCTCGATAACACCGTGTTCTCCTACATTCCGAACACGGCCGACGCCGCATTTTACGGTTTGATGGAAGGGGCGAAAGCCTACGTCGCCGACCGGGCAAAATATCACATTCTGCATGAACGGAACCTGACCGCCGAGCGAATCGCCGAGCTGGTGAATTATCAGCCGCGCATGGAAAAGATCATGACGAAGGACGCCAAGCTGCGCACCTTTATCACCGCTGACGCCGACCGGCGCGATCTGGTTTCGCTGGTGTATGACACGACCTACGGCGTGGTCAAAAAAACCGACACGCTGGTGATCCTCGACGATTCGATTGTGCGCGGCACGACGCTCCGCGAGAGTATCTTGCGGATTCTTGACCGGCTGAATCCGAAGAAAATCGTTATCGTTTCCTCGGCTCCGGAAATCCGCTATCCGGACTGCTACGGCATCGATATGTCGAAGCTGAAGGATTTCGTTGCGTTTCAGGCGGCCGTCGCGCTGGTGAAGGAAACCGGACGCGATACGATCCTGAAGAATATCTATGACGCCTGTAAAGCGAGCCTCGAACTGCCGCGCGATCAGGTTCAGAACGAAGTGCAGGCGCTTTACAAACTCTTCAAACCGAATGAAGTGGAGAAAAAAATCGCGGCGATTCTGCGACCGTCCGACCTCAAGGCTGAGTTTCAGGTGATCTACCAGAGCATCGAAGGATTGCACGCCGCCTGTCCGAAGCATAAGGGCGACTGGTATTTTACCGGCGACTATCCCACGCCCGGCGGCAATCGCGTCGTCAACCGCTCGTTTGTCAACTTCATGGAAAACAGCGACGCGAGGGCTTACTGATAATGGAAACGAGACCGAAGCTGACGGACTTTGACCTGTTCCTGCACGGCAAAGGAACGCATTACCGGACGTATGAAAAGTTCGGCGCGCACCTGCTGGAAGAAGGCGGCAAGCAGGGCGTCTATTTCGCGGTCTGGGCGCCGAATGCTCAGCACGTCAGTGTGATCGGCTCGTTCAATAACTGGGAAGCGTGGATTCATCCGATGAAACTCATCGGCAATTCCGGCATCTGGGAGTTGTTCATTCCCGGTGTCAAAGAAGGCGACCCGTATAAATTTGAGATCAAAGGGCCGGACGGATTCTGGGCGCAAAAGGCCGATCCATATGCTTTTTCCGCCGAAGTGCGTCCGCGCACGGCGTCGGTCGTTTGCGACCTCAGCCGTTATCAGTGGAGCGATGCCGCGTGGATTAAACAGCGCGGGCAGACCAAGTGGCACGAAAAGCCGATTAGTGTTTATGAAGTCCATCTCGGATCGTGGAAGCGCAACGTTGAGCAGGGTAACCGCTGGCTGACGTACCGTGAGCTGGCCGAACAGCTGATTCCTTATGTCAAAGAGCTGGGCTACACGCATATTGAACTGATGCCGATTGCCGAGCATCCGTTCGACGGTTCGTGGGGTTATCAGACTGGCGGCTATTATGCGCCGACCTCGCGGTTCGGTTCGCCGGACGATTTTCGCCATTTTGTGGATTGCTGCCATCAGGAAAATATCGGCGTGATTCTCGACTGGGTTCCGGCGCATTTTCCGAAAGACGCGCACGGCCTCGGCTACTTCGACGGCACACATCTTTATGAGCATTCCGATCCGCGCCAGGGCGAGCACATGGATTGGGGCACGCTGATTTTCAACTATGGCCGCAACGAAGTGAGCGGCTTCCTGCTTTCGAACGCCATCTTCTGGGCGCATGAATATCACATCGACGGCCTGCGTGTGGACGCCGTCGCCAGTATGCTGTATCTGGACTATTCCCGCGAAGCTGGACAGTGGATTCCAAATAAATACGGCGGACGCGAAAACCTCGAAGCGATTGAATTTATCAAACACTTCAACAGCATGGTACACGCGGAATGCCCCGGCTTTCTGACGTTTGCCGAAGAATCCACCGCCTTCCCGCAGGTTTCGCATCCGGTTGATATCGGCGGCCTCGGCTTCGACTTCAAGTGGAACATGGGCTGGATGAACGACACGCTGAAATATTTCAGTAAAGATCCGGTTCACCGGAAATACCATCAGGGCGACCTGACGTTTTCCATGATCTACGCCTTCACCGAAAACTTCATCCTGCCGTTCTCACACGACGAAGTCGTTCACGGCAAAGCCTCACTGCTCGACAAAATGCCCGGCGACTTCTGGCAGAAGTTCGCCAACCAGCGCCTGCTCTTTGCCTATATGTTTGCGCATCCCGGCAAGAAACTGCTTTTCATGGGATGCGAGATCGGCCAGTGGCGCGAATGGGACGCCGCGACCAGCCTCGACTGGAACCTGCTCGCCTACGATCCGCACCGGAAACTCAAAACGCTGGTTCAGCGGCTGAACGGCCTCTACACCGGCGAATCCGCGCTCTACGATATTGAATCTTCCTGGCAGGGTTTCGACTGGATTGACTTTCAGGATGCGGAAAGTTCCGTCGTTTCATTTCTCCGCAAAGGGCGCGACCCGCAGGAAATCATTGTTTGCGCGCTTAACCTCACGCCGACGCCGCGCCTTGGTTATCGCATCGGCCTGCCGCAGGCCGGCGACTGGAAAGTCATTCTTAATACCGACGCCGCCACCTACGGCGGAAGCGACTCTGGCCCGAAAGAAACCGATGTTTACGACGCGCACCACCTGCCGTGGCACGGCAAAGGATTCTCCATCCAGCTCGACCTGCCGCCGCTCGGCGCACTCATGCTCAAGTTCCAGCGGTGAGTTTTAAAGTGTGGACGCGACGCCCTCGTCGCGTTTCTCATTCATTTACATGCGACGAGGGCGTCGCATCTACGTTGTGACCAGCGGCAAAGATGCCGCTTCCACATTCCGAGGCCGTCGGCCTCGGCTACAGAAGAAAATACAAAACTGGCGGCGGGACAAATTTCGGCGCGGACGGACCAGATTTGTCTGATTTGTTCACCAAAAAATACAGGCGTGTAACATTGGTCAGTTCTGGCGGCGCGACGGATCGTTGCAGAAAATAATTCTAATCCATTCACCTCCAGCATCTAAGACCGCGGTGTTGCGGCGGCATTTTTGGCTGGGGCATAGATCGTGCTTTTCTCGGGTCTTTACTTTTCACGGAAAAATTGACGCTGACAAACGGAGGAAAACAAAGATGTGGTTTAGAAAAAGATGGAGTCTGTTCTTACTTACGGTTTTGTCGGTCGGTGCCGCGCAGGCGGCGGAAAGCGCACCGAGCGAACTGGCGCAATCTTCCAATACGCTGTTCATTCTGATCGGCGCAGTGATGATTCTGGCGATGCACGGCGGGTTCGCCTTCCTGGAGGTCGGTTCGGTGCGCCGGAAAAACCAGGTGAACGCGCTCAATAAGATCATCTGCGAGTGGGGCTTCTCGACCATCGTCTATTTCTTGATCGGCTATCCGATTGCACGCGGCGTTTCCTTTCTGGTTCCGGTTGAAGTGTTGACGGTTGATCACGGTTTCGCCTATGTGAAGTTTTTCCTGCTGCTCGGTTTTGCGGCCTGCGTTCCGGCGATTATTTCCGGCGGCGTGGCGGAACGTTCCAAGTTCTGGACGAACTCGCTGGCGGGCGGAATTTTTGTCGGTCTGGTTTATCCGCTGGTCGAAGGTTCGCTGTGGGGTCAGTTCTCGAATACGCTGGCGGGAGCTACCGGCTG contains:
- a CDS encoding amidophosphoribosyltransferase, with product MSDWIGHECGIAAIRLLKPFEYYVEKYGSPAFAINRLYLLMEKQHNRGQDGAGAAVIKLDVEPGKPFIFRSRSADKDPIARVHQEMLAALAESQAENPANANDPVWLKRNAKFAGELLLGHLRYGTRGRGGIDFCHPFLRPSNWRSRNLVLAGNFNLTNNDELFDALVELGQHPIDETDTVMVLEKIGHFLDEENDRLFREFRKEGVERSAISEKISDHLDLVTVLKRAVKNFDGGYTMAGIIGNGDLFVMRDACGIRPGFFYHDDEFVVVASERPAIQTAFDVPIDAVQEIKPGHALIVRRNGEVLHEPISDVQEIRPCSFERIYFSRGTDRDIYGERKQLGRQLTEPVLKAVDYDLDNTVFSYIPNTADAAFYGLMEGAKAYVADRAKYHILHERNLTAERIAELVNYQPRMEKIMTKDAKLRTFITADADRRDLVSLVYDTTYGVVKKTDTLVILDDSIVRGTTLRESILRILDRLNPKKIVIVSSAPEIRYPDCYGIDMSKLKDFVAFQAAVALVKETGRDTILKNIYDACKASLELPRDQVQNEVQALYKLFKPNEVEKKIAAILRPSDLKAEFQVIYQSIEGLHAACPKHKGDWYFTGDYPTPGGNRVVNRSFVNFMENSDARAY
- the glgB gene encoding 1,4-alpha-glucan branching protein GlgB, producing METRPKLTDFDLFLHGKGTHYRTYEKFGAHLLEEGGKQGVYFAVWAPNAQHVSVIGSFNNWEAWIHPMKLIGNSGIWELFIPGVKEGDPYKFEIKGPDGFWAQKADPYAFSAEVRPRTASVVCDLSRYQWSDAAWIKQRGQTKWHEKPISVYEVHLGSWKRNVEQGNRWLTYRELAEQLIPYVKELGYTHIELMPIAEHPFDGSWGYQTGGYYAPTSRFGSPDDFRHFVDCCHQENIGVILDWVPAHFPKDAHGLGYFDGTHLYEHSDPRQGEHMDWGTLIFNYGRNEVSGFLLSNAIFWAHEYHIDGLRVDAVASMLYLDYSREAGQWIPNKYGGRENLEAIEFIKHFNSMVHAECPGFLTFAEESTAFPQVSHPVDIGGLGFDFKWNMGWMNDTLKYFSKDPVHRKYHQGDLTFSMIYAFTENFILPFSHDEVVHGKASLLDKMPGDFWQKFANQRLLFAYMFAHPGKKLLFMGCEIGQWREWDAATSLDWNLLAYDPHRKLKTLVQRLNGLYTGESALYDIESSWQGFDWIDFQDAESSVVSFLRKGRDPQEIIVCALNLTPTPRLGYRIGLPQAGDWKVILNTDAATYGGSDSGPKETDVYDAHHLPWHGKGFSIQLDLPPLGALMLKFQR
- the alaS gene encoding alanine--tRNA ligase, with product MTSNEIRQSFLDFFQSKQHTLVKSGSLLPDSPNLLFTNAGMNQFVPIFLGQSNCPYSPGRAADTQKCIRAGGKHNDLDDVGLDTYHHTFFEMLGNWSFGDYFKKEAIDWAWELITKVWGFPKERLYATYFGGDDKMPADTEAQNFWLKYLPADHVVPGNRKDNFWMMGDTGPCGPCSELHVDLSPKGDGGAKMVNAGSAQCMEIWNLVFIQFNANPDGTFSPLPAKHVDTGMGFERACSVIQCTKGFKDFSGVISNYETDVFTPIFQALENMSGKKYGSSLTDPTDIAFRVIADHIRCLSFSIADGIAPSNEGRGYVLRRILRRAVRYGRALGFREPFFYKLADTVADSFGDAFPELRKNADRVQKTLKAEEESFNRTLDRGLDLFEQVVSTLSSVAEVRDLGPRSGIATTVFPANEAFRLYDTYGFPLDLTELLARERGLTVDVPGFEKLMEEQRNRARADHAKKKTVVTVESEGLEVNPTVFIGFDNLEAEALVEAISPVVAAIPDRGSSVAEVRDLGPRSGIAATEYNIILDKTPCYAEMGGQSGDTGRIRLIADENLIGELQILDTQKQGELIVHRAKLVSGRAPEPGEGVLVDVDAERRADIQRHHTATHLFHWALHNVVSKESRQRGSLVAPERMRFDFNSPEKISDEQIAKIEKLVNDRIKANEPVYWTEVPFTEVQKQPSIQQFFGEKYGDTVRVLQMGGHKGKFDGFSMELCGGCHVRNTGDIGLFKVMRESAIAAGIRRIEAVCGKFAKQFIEEQKAAGAAEAERTKEVERQKQLAKQRQAEMQAKAPAIAEELLGKIKDGLLIENMGEADAELLSAVMDALQPKLTSAVVILGGVSDGKVALVCAVTPDLVKAGKNAGKIVGAIAKQCGGGGGGKPDRAQAGGKLPEKLAEALDSAGKSI
- a CDS encoding zinc chelation protein SecC, whose product is MIECPCGSGKNFQGCCGQWLSGKQSAPTAEALMRSRYTAYVLKNVDYLVKTALPASREPDLAESIRDWIGQVTWQKLHVLQVGAGGRSDNEGTVEFIAEFIGPRGADRHHERSLFKKVRGIWYYAEAIQ